The Candidatus Liberimonas magnetica genome window below encodes:
- a CDS encoding NAD(P)/FAD-dependent oxidoreductase encodes MLKNNEYDVVVIGAGASGMMAAGRAGELGKKVLLIERNDVPGKKLLITGKGRCNLTNTGDLNEFVESFGKNGRFLYRAFSEFFNQELIEFFKKYGVETKVERGGRVFPISDDSNDIVRALEKYLKNSGVAVRYNSRLKDVFVKENSVIGIKLHDETVIRAPKAVVATGGLSYPATGSTGDGYELARKLAHTVVEPRASLVPLETTENFIKDIQGLSLKNVEVSLYSNNKKIDSEFGEMLFTHFGISGPTVLKISNKAVVCLDKKEKVEVSINLKPKLDREILDKRLIREFEENSLKSIKNVMKNLLPQSLIPVFIKLLALPEDKKCNQINSNERTKITGLLMDLRLHIKKARPISEAIITKGGIALNEIDPHTMESKIIKGLYFCGEIIDIDGCTGGYNLQAAFSTGYLAGTYVVKL; translated from the coding sequence ATGTTAAAAAATAATGAATATGATGTTGTTGTTATAGGTGCGGGTGCTTCGGGGATGATGGCTGCGGGGCGAGCGGGTGAACTTGGCAAGAAAGTACTGCTTATAGAGCGAAATGACGTTCCGGGCAAGAAGCTGCTTATTACAGGCAAAGGCAGATGCAACCTTACGAATACCGGGGACTTGAACGAATTTGTTGAAAGCTTCGGAAAGAACGGCAGGTTTCTGTACAGGGCTTTCAGTGAATTTTTTAACCAGGAGCTGATAGAATTTTTTAAAAAATACGGAGTAGAAACAAAGGTTGAACGCGGGGGGAGGGTTTTTCCCATAAGCGATGATTCAAACGACATAGTCAGGGCTTTGGAAAAATATTTAAAAAACAGCGGTGTTGCCGTCAGGTATAATTCAAGGCTGAAAGATGTTTTTGTAAAAGAAAATTCAGTAATAGGTATAAAACTGCACGATGAAACGGTTATAAGGGCGCCAAAGGCCGTAGTCGCTACGGGAGGCCTTTCATACCCGGCAACAGGCTCAACAGGGGACGGCTATGAGCTAGCCAGAAAATTAGCCCATACGGTCGTAGAACCGCGGGCCTCGCTTGTGCCGCTTGAAACAACAGAGAATTTCATAAAGGATATCCAGGGGTTGTCGTTAAAGAACGTAGAGGTATCCCTTTACAGCAATAACAAAAAAATAGATTCGGAATTCGGAGAAATGCTTTTTACGCATTTTGGAATATCCGGGCCTACGGTTTTAAAGATAAGCAATAAAGCAGTCGTTTGCCTGGATAAAAAAGAGAAAGTGGAAGTATCTATAAACCTGAAACCAAAACTTGACAGAGAAATCCTGGATAAAAGGCTTATAAGAGAGTTTGAAGAAAACAGTTTAAAGTCAATAAAAAACGTCATGAAAAACCTCCTGCCTCAAAGCCTGATCCCTGTTTTTATAAAACTACTTGCCCTGCCGGAAGATAAGAAATGCAACCAGATAAATTCAAATGAACGCACAAAAATAACGGGCCTCTTAATGGACCTCAGGCTGCATATAAAAAAGGCACGGCCGATAAGTGAAGCCATTATTACAAAGGGAGGAATAGCTTTAAACGAGATAGACCCGCACACTATGGAGTCAAAAATAATTAAAGGCCTGTATTTTTGCGGGGAAATCATCGACATAGACGGCTGTACGGGCGGCTATAACCTGCAGGCTGCATTTTCAACCGGATACCTGGCCGGAACTTATGTGGTAAAACTGTAA
- a CDS encoding PhoH family protein: protein MVKTFIIDTNVLIHDPNALASFKDNKVIIPMAVIEELDGLKSVSDERGQSARSIIRKLNALRSKGKLSDGVKLDGGGVLKVELDQNVKLPYDFVTSKIDHRIIGIALEIQNKGEKPIFISKDINLRIKAEALGLETQDYEKAKVKVEELYKGWREMTLTSEEIDSFYKNKKLKINGAFFPNEGIVMREANSGSKSALAKYSVKDKLFVPLFHINTIPWGIKPLNMEQRFAIELLLCDDVSLVTLIGVPGAGKTLLSLACGLQKILEENRYRRLLVARPIVPMGKDIGYLPGTKEEKLTSWMGAIYDNLEFLLQGSHPGQKIEDNNVEYFTQTGKLEVEALTYIRGRSLPELFIIIDDAQNLTPHEVKTIISRAGTGTKIILTGDPYQIDNPYLDASSNGLTYLVEHFKGQPIFGHLQFIKSERSSLAALASELL from the coding sequence ATGGTAAAGACTTTTATCATCGATACGAACGTGTTGATCCATGACCCGAACGCATTGGCGTCTTTTAAAGACAATAAGGTTATAATCCCGATGGCCGTGATAGAAGAACTGGACGGTTTAAAAAGTGTAAGCGACGAAAGAGGCCAGAGTGCGCGTTCGATCATAAGAAAATTGAATGCATTAAGGAGTAAAGGCAAATTATCAGACGGCGTTAAGCTTGACGGCGGAGGGGTGTTAAAAGTAGAGCTTGATCAGAATGTAAAACTGCCGTATGACTTCGTGACATCAAAGATCGACCACAGGATAATAGGTATCGCTTTGGAGATACAGAATAAAGGCGAGAAGCCGATATTTATATCAAAGGATATAAACCTGCGCATAAAGGCAGAGGCTCTCGGGCTTGAAACCCAGGATTACGAAAAAGCAAAGGTAAAGGTGGAAGAGCTCTACAAAGGGTGGCGGGAAATGACCCTTACCAGCGAAGAGATTGATTCTTTTTATAAGAACAAAAAGTTAAAGATAAACGGCGCATTCTTTCCGAATGAAGGCATTGTAATGAGAGAGGCTAATAGCGGCTCTAAGAGCGCCCTTGCAAAATACAGCGTCAAAGACAAGTTGTTTGTGCCTCTTTTCCATATAAACACTATCCCCTGGGGGATTAAACCTCTTAATATGGAACAACGGTTTGCAATCGAACTCTTGCTGTGCGACGATGTATCTCTTGTGACTTTGATAGGCGTGCCGGGCGCAGGCAAAACCCTGCTGTCGCTTGCCTGCGGCTTGCAGAAGATACTTGAGGAAAACAGGTACAGAAGGCTTCTTGTGGCACGGCCGATAGTCCCCATGGGCAAAGACATAGGGTATCTGCCCGGCACAAAAGAAGAAAAACTGACTTCCTGGATGGGGGCTATATACGATAATCTTGAATTTTTGCTTCAAGGGTCTCACCCAGGCCAAAAAATAGAAGATAATAATGTCGAGTATTTTACCCAGACAGGCAAACTTGAAGTTGAGGCTTTAACCTACATCAGAGGCAGGTCCTTGCCTGAACTGTTCATAATTATAGACGATGCCCAGAACCTTACCCCGCATGAGGTAAAAACCATAATCTCCCGTGCCGGTACAGGAACAAAGATAATCTTAACAGGAGACCCTTACCAGATAGACAACCCGTATCTGGACGCATCATCCAACGGATTGACCTATCTAGTCGAACATTTCAAGGGCCAGCCTATTTTCGGCCATCTGCAGTTCATAAAAAGCGAAAGAAGCAGCCTCGCGGCGCTGGCTTCGGAACTATTATAG
- a CDS encoding class I SAM-dependent rRNA methyltransferase encodes MKNLVIIKKDRLEKILLNKHPWVFSGAVAKASPEIKPGAIVPVCGNEENIVAYAAFNPKSSITLRIISWDSNEKIDRVWFTNKIKGLSKIKETLLGLQNIPEEKKNYRLVFSDADSLPGLVIDRYGLVFVVQLQTYFADLNRELWVEIIKELYNPAAVYERSDVEVRRKEGLSSMPTGALSGKLPKEHIIEEDKFQIPIDIENGQKTGYFLDLRQARKKVEHYCSILNVKRLQNYFGYSGSFNLYAARAGVKMIEHIDISEKANETAKKTAALNGFGGNLKIICQDSFKHLEGIQNESTEAIILDPPSFVKSAEKIDNAVQGYERLNELAMKKLAKNGVLFTYCCSSYISEELFQKTLFKASVKAKAKIKLIEKLGHDQDHAWPLNFPEARYFQGWILLKEN; translated from the coding sequence ATGAAAAATTTAGTAATAATAAAAAAAGACCGGCTAGAAAAAATACTTTTAAACAAACACCCTTGGGTATTTTCAGGCGCCGTAGCCAAAGCATCACCCGAAATTAAGCCTGGCGCTATCGTTCCGGTATGCGGCAACGAAGAAAATATCGTGGCATATGCGGCTTTTAACCCAAAAAGCTCTATAACCTTACGGATCATTTCCTGGGACAGTAATGAAAAAATCGACAGGGTCTGGTTCACAAACAAAATAAAAGGCCTTTCAAAAATAAAAGAAACGCTGCTCGGCCTGCAAAACATCCCAGAAGAAAAGAAAAATTATCGTTTGGTATTTTCCGATGCCGATTCCCTGCCCGGGCTCGTAATCGACAGGTACGGCCTCGTGTTCGTAGTACAGCTTCAAACATATTTTGCAGACTTGAACAGGGAATTGTGGGTTGAAATAATAAAGGAACTGTATAACCCGGCCGCTGTCTATGAAAGAAGCGACGTAGAAGTCAGAAGAAAAGAGGGCCTCTCAAGCATGCCTACCGGAGCCTTGTCCGGCAAACTCCCCAAAGAACATATTATCGAAGAAGACAAATTCCAAATACCTATAGACATAGAAAACGGGCAGAAAACAGGGTACTTCCTTGACCTGCGCCAGGCGCGAAAGAAGGTGGAACATTATTGCTCGATTTTAAACGTTAAACGCTTACAAAATTATTTCGGCTACAGCGGGAGTTTTAACCTCTACGCCGCCCGGGCCGGAGTAAAAATGATAGAGCATATAGATATATCAGAAAAAGCGAATGAAACTGCCAAAAAAACAGCTGCCTTAAACGGTTTCGGCGGGAATTTAAAAATAATATGCCAGGACTCTTTCAAACACCTTGAAGGCATTCAAAATGAAAGCACGGAAGCAATTATTCTTGACCCGCCCAGCTTTGTAAAATCGGCAGAAAAAATAGACAATGCCGTACAAGGCTATGAACGGTTAAATGAACTCGCTATGAAAAAATTGGCAAAGAACGGGGTTTTATTTACTTACTGCTGCAGTTCGTATATAAGCGAAGAGCTGTTTCAAAAAACACTCTTTAAAGCTTCTGTAAAAGCCAAGGCCAAAATAAAACTCATTGAAAAACTCGGGCACGACCAGGACCATGCCTGGCCGCTCAATTTCCCGGAAGCAAGGTATTTCCAGGGCTGGATACTATTAAAAGAAAATTAA
- a CDS encoding S9 family peptidase: MVKKFIRPYGSWKSPLTSDLIVSETVKLSEINIDGNDVYWLENRPFQNGRNVIVRLDENGNIKDSIPKGFNARTRAHEYGGGSYKVSKGVVYFSNYNDQRIYRCTPGDITPPQPVTPEGNYRYADFVIDQVQNRLICVREDHTSGNSNPTNSIVSICLEKENPVEVIISGNDFYSSPGMNSDNTHLCWLTWNHPNMPWDGTELWAGQLSADGKIAKSKRIAGARGESVFQPKWDSEGYIYFVSDRTGWWNLYRYKDEKTEALCPIDAEFGAPQWVFGLSTYAFVTENRIISACSKNGVWKLGFIKTSEKRFEYLKLPYTEVSSVCSANNSVYFIGGSFNSASSVIQLRMGTLETKVLKSSNKIKLNNEFISEPEIIKYKTGDNEVSHALVYLPKNRDYKGPEGEKPPLIVKTHGGPTSCVQTSLSFETQYWTSRGFAVADVNYRGSTGYGREYRQALNGKWGIADVQDCINAAKHLASSGIADKNSLIIKGGSAGGYTTMCALTFHDTFNAGVSYYGVSDLDALAKETHKFESRYLDALIGPYPEKKNVYFERSPINFAKKISCPMLFFQGLDDKVVPPSQSQRIYDALLKKGLPVAYSTFKDEQHGFRSSQNIKACFEAELYFYSKIFNIKIQDKIKPIKIENLKKEISNKKSRISKK, encoded by the coding sequence ATGGTTAAAAAATTCATACGGCCTTACGGCTCCTGGAAATCCCCTCTAACATCAGATCTGATCGTATCTGAAACAGTTAAATTGAGCGAGATAAATATTGACGGTAACGATGTGTATTGGCTGGAGAACCGCCCCTTCCAAAACGGCAGGAACGTTATAGTCAGGCTTGACGAGAACGGCAACATAAAAGACTCTATCCCCAAGGGTTTTAATGCAAGGACAAGGGCCCATGAATACGGCGGGGGGTCATACAAGGTAAGCAAAGGAGTTGTTTATTTTTCAAATTATAATGACCAAAGGATATACAGGTGCACCCCCGGCGACATTACGCCTCCCCAGCCGGTCACTCCGGAAGGGAATTACCGTTATGCGGACTTTGTAATAGACCAGGTGCAAAACAGGCTCATCTGTGTCAGGGAAGACCATACCTCCGGCAATTCAAACCCAACTAACAGTATCGTATCTATCTGTCTTGAAAAAGAAAACCCCGTAGAAGTCATAATCTCAGGCAATGATTTTTATTCTTCGCCAGGCATGAATTCCGACAATACGCATCTTTGCTGGCTTACCTGGAACCATCCGAATATGCCCTGGGATGGGACAGAATTGTGGGCCGGCCAGCTTTCAGCCGATGGAAAAATAGCTAAAAGCAAAAGGATAGCCGGTGCCAGAGGCGAATCAGTATTTCAGCCAAAATGGGATAGTGAGGGCTATATATATTTTGTTTCAGACAGGACAGGCTGGTGGAACCTGTACAGGTATAAAGACGAAAAGACCGAGGCCTTGTGCCCCATTGATGCAGAATTCGGCGCACCCCAGTGGGTTTTTGGCCTGTCCACCTATGCCTTTGTTACGGAAAACAGGATAATCTCCGCCTGCTCGAAAAACGGTGTCTGGAAACTGGGATTTATTAAAACAAGTGAAAAAAGGTTCGAATATTTAAAACTCCCGTACACAGAGGTATCAAGTGTTTGTTCCGCGAACAATTCGGTATATTTTATAGGAGGAAGCTTTAATTCGGCCTCTTCTGTAATCCAGCTCCGGATGGGTACCCTCGAAACTAAGGTCCTTAAGAGTTCAAATAAGATAAAACTCAATAATGAATTTATTTCTGAACCGGAAATAATAAAATACAAGACTGGAGATAACGAGGTTTCTCACGCTCTGGTCTATTTGCCTAAAAACAGGGACTATAAAGGACCGGAAGGGGAAAAGCCTCCTTTGATAGTAAAAACTCACGGAGGCCCGACATCGTGCGTTCAGACGTCCCTGTCTTTTGAAACCCAGTACTGGACAAGCCGCGGGTTTGCCGTTGCAGACGTCAATTACCGCGGGAGCACAGGCTACGGCAGGGAATACAGGCAAGCCCTGAACGGCAAGTGGGGAATAGCCGATGTCCAGGATTGCATAAATGCAGCAAAACACCTGGCCTCGTCCGGTATTGCTGACAAAAATTCATTGATAATAAAAGGCGGCAGTGCGGGCGGTTATACCACAATGTGCGCTTTGACTTTTCATGATACTTTTAATGCGGGGGTAAGTTACTACGGGGTAAGCGACCTGGATGCCCTGGCAAAAGAAACCCATAAATTCGAGTCCCGTTATCTTGATGCCCTGATCGGCCCCTATCCTGAAAAAAAGAATGTTTATTTTGAACGTTCGCCCATAAATTTTGCAAAAAAAATATCGTGCCCTATGCTTTTTTTTCAGGGGCTTGACGATAAGGTCGTTCCTCCCAGCCAGTCGCAAAGGATCTATGATGCCCTTTTAAAAAAAGGGCTGCCTGTAGCCTATAGCACATTTAAAGACGAACAGCACGGATTCAGGTCAAGCCAGAATATCAAGGCATGTTTTGAGGCCGAGCTTTATTTTTATTCAAAGATATTCAATATTAAAATACAGGATAAGATAAAACCGATAAAAATAGAAAATCTAAAAAAAGAAATCTCGAATAAGAAATCTCGAATTTCGAAAAAATAA
- a CDS encoding permease, protein MAIDPICGMAVDESTNLKIGHKGQVYYFCSQRCLQKFAAQNAIQYKSDKGASCPVCEEKAFKWYRNKVFIVSSVLLIITALSFFIEFLEPFRFSLFMYIRMIGAAVLIGLAIGGVIDYYIPREYISKILSKPQKRTIFMSVFLGFLMTACSHGILALAIQLYKKGASTPAVVSFLLASPWANMTLTIMLVAFFGAKGFYIIISAIIIAVITGFIFQFLEEKGLVETNPNAVSVDESFSILADIKKRYENYSLSAENLSKDLKGVFEGTLSLSNMVLWWILIGIGIASVTAAYVPHSVFHQYMGPTFTGLLITLALATIIEVCSEGSAPLAFEIYRQTGSLGNSFVFLMAGVVTDYTEIGLLWSNIGRKTAVWLPIVAVPQVLVLGILANYLFK, encoded by the coding sequence ATGGCAATAGACCCTATCTGCGGCATGGCAGTAGATGAATCTACTAACTTGAAGATAGGACATAAAGGGCAGGTTTATTATTTTTGCAGCCAGCGGTGCCTGCAGAAATTTGCAGCGCAAAACGCTATACAGTATAAAAGCGATAAAGGCGCTTCCTGCCCCGTATGCGAGGAAAAAGCATTTAAGTGGTACAGGAATAAAGTCTTTATCGTTTCTTCCGTGCTGTTAATAATTACTGCCCTGTCATTTTTCATAGAGTTCCTTGAACCTTTCAGGTTTTCATTGTTCATGTATATAAGGATGATAGGGGCCGCTGTATTGATAGGATTGGCCATTGGCGGAGTTATAGACTATTATATACCAAGGGAATATATTTCAAAGATATTGTCCAAGCCCCAAAAACGGACTATCTTTATGTCTGTATTTTTAGGTTTTTTAATGACAGCCTGCAGTCACGGGATACTTGCTCTTGCCATACAGTTGTATAAAAAGGGGGCTTCGACACCTGCAGTGGTGAGTTTTCTTTTAGCCAGCCCGTGGGCAAATATGACTCTAACTATAATGCTTGTTGCGTTTTTCGGAGCAAAGGGGTTTTATATAATCATATCTGCTATTATCATTGCGGTCATAACAGGTTTTATATTCCAATTCCTTGAAGAAAAGGGCCTAGTAGAAACAAACCCGAATGCCGTTAGTGTCGATGAGAGTTTTTCGATACTAGCCGATATAAAAAAAAGATATGAAAATTACAGTCTTTCAGCTGAGAATCTATCAAAAGACTTAAAAGGAGTTTTTGAAGGCACCCTGTCGCTTTCAAACATGGTTCTTTGGTGGATACTTATAGGCATCGGGATAGCGAGCGTTACCGCAGCCTATGTGCCGCATTCTGTTTTTCATCAGTACATGGGGCCTACGTTTACGGGTTTATTGATCACGCTTGCACTAGCCACGATAATCGAAGTTTGTTCGGAAGGCTCAGCTCCTCTTGCCTTTGAGATTTACAGGCAGACCGGTTCGTTAGGCAACAGCTTTGTATTCTTAATGGCCGGGGTAGTAACGGATTATACGGAGATAGGGTTATTGTGGTCAAATATTGGCAGAAAAACCGCTGTCTGGCTGCCGATTGTGGCTGTGCCGCAGGTGCTGGTACTGGGAATACTTGCTAACTATTTGTTTAAATAA